Proteins from one Coffea arabica cultivar ET-39 chromosome 8c, Coffea Arabica ET-39 HiFi, whole genome shotgun sequence genomic window:
- the LOC140013768 gene encoding uncharacterized protein → MGNDEDEYQGQTEVSRPLLSRLNRLGSLMKRLGGRKNLWANKSSTKDDTNTSADRLDGRCFMPLNVAIQEPCSKGSLLDRIASLEDRLVQLCLEIECYRKSCSSSVYTSSGASSSSNSGSKTERISSYPTFSSKQNPQCKEQTQVPISTIPHEFEPQKLKVSSSIKQHPKPQGSSRDKKTGRKGKKKNLTPSWPHLKILGC, encoded by the exons ATGGGTAACGATGAAGATGAATATCAAGGACAAACTGAAGTGTCCAGACCTCTTCTTTCAAGGCTGAATCGCCTGGGTTCTCTT ATGAAACGTTTAGGTGGAAGAAAGAATTTGTGGGCCAATAAGAGCAGCACCAAAGATGATACTAACACTTCGGCAGACAGATTAGATGGAAGATGCTTTATGCCCCTAAATGTGGCAATCCAGGAGCCTTGTTCCAAAGGCTCATTGTTGGATCGAATTGCATCTCTTGAAGATCGTCTTGTCCAG CTCTGCTTGGAAATTGAATGCTACAGAAAGTCGTGCAGTTCAAGCGTTTATACATCTTCGGGAGCATCATCTTCAAGCAATAGCGGATCCAAAACAGAAAGGATTTCTTCATATCCAACTTTCAGCAGCAAACAGAACCCTCAATGCAAAGAGCAGACTCAAGTTCCTATCAGTACTATACCTCATGAATTCGAG CCGCAAAAGTTAAAGGTTTCCAGTTCAATCAAGCAGCACCCAAAACCCCAAGGAAGCAGCAGGGACAAGAAAACGGGCCGgaaagggaagaagaagaacttGACTCCAAGTTGGCCACACCTGAAAATTTTGGGGTGCTAA
- the LOC113707437 gene encoding abscisic acid receptor PYR1-like yields the protein MDKQETEASSSQHREEDQQQEAAEALEINTTHHLTVPHGLTQDEFDSLKHVVTEFHSYRVNSGHCSSLLAQRIQAPLRYVWPMVRRFDKPQTYKHFIKSCSVREDFRMTVGDTRDVNVISGLPAATSTERLDMLDDDRHVTGFSIIGGEHRLRNYKSVTTVHEFDRDGRIWTVVLESYIVDVPEGNTEEDTRLFADTVVRLNLQKLASATEAMSRDHHQTGGGGSELRS from the coding sequence ATGGACAAGCAAGAAACGGAAGCCTCATCTAGCCAGCACCGAGAAGAAGATCAACAGCAAGAAGCAGCAGAAGCCCTGGAAATAAACACAACCCATCATCTAACAGTCCCACACGGGCTAACCCAAGACGAGTTCGACTCACTCAAGCACGTGGTGACCGAGTTCCACAGCTACCGAGTCAACTCAGGTCACTGCTCATCCCTACTCGCCCAGCGCATCCAAGCGCCGCTCCGCTACGTCTGGCCCATGGTGCGCCGCTTCGACAAACCTCAGACCTATAAACACTTCATCAAGAGCTGCAGCGTCAGAGAAGATTTCAGAATGACGGTCGGCGACACGAGGGACGTCAACGTCATCTCCGGATTACCGGCTGCAACCAGTACGGAGAGGCTGGATATGCTGGACGACGACCGACACGTCACGGGGTTCAGTATTATTGGCGGCGAACATCGGTTGAGGAACTACAAGTCGGTGACGACTGTCCATGAGTTTGACCGTGACGGGAGGATCTGGACCGTCGTTTTGGAATCGTATATCGTTGACGTGCCGGAGGGGAACACGGAGGAGGACACGCGTCTGTTTGCTGATACGGTTGTGAGGCTGAATCTTCAGAAGTTGGCGTCGGCGACTGAAGCTATGTCACGTGATCATCATCAAACCGGTGGTGGTGGAAGTGAGTTGAGGTCATGA